From the Toxotes jaculatrix isolate fToxJac2 chromosome 15, fToxJac2.pri, whole genome shotgun sequence genome, one window contains:
- the LOC121194148 gene encoding ADP-ribosylation factor-like protein 4C translates to MGNSFSNISAFQSLHIVMLGLDSAGKTTVLYRLKFNEFVNTVPTIGFNTEKIKLSNGTAKGISCHFWDVGGQEKLRPLWKSYSRCTDGIIYVVDSVDVDRLEEAKTELHKVTKFAENQGTPLLVIANKQDLPKSLPVADIEKQLALHELTPSTTYHIQPACAIIGEGLHEGMDKLYEMIVKRRKSLKQKKKR, encoded by the coding sequence ATGGGCAACAGCTTCTCCAACATCTCTGCCTTCCAGTCTCTTCACATCGTCATGCTGGGGTTGGACTCTGCAGGGAAGACCACAGTTCTATACAGACTCAAATTTAACGAATTTGTCAACACGGTTCCTACGATCGGCTTCAACACCGAGAAAATCAAGCTGAGCAACGGCACCGCGAAGGGCATCAGCTGTCATTTCTGGGATGTGGGAGGCCAGGAGAAGCTGAGGCCCCTGTGGAAGTCCTACAGCCGGTGCACCGATGGGATCATTTACGTTGTGGACTCTGTGGATGTTGACAGGCTGGAGGAGGCCAAGACTGAGCTGCACAAAGTCACCAAGTTTGCGGAGAACCAGGGGACGCCGCTGCTGGTCATCGCCAACAAACAGGACCTGCCCAAGTCCCTCCCTGTGGCGGACATCGAGAAGCAGCTGGCCCTGCACGAGctcaccccctccaccacctATCACATCCAACCCGCGTGTGCTATTATCGGCGAGGGACTTCACGAGGGCATGGACAAACTGTATGAAATGAtagtgaagaggaggaaatccttaaagcagaagaagaagcggTAA